From the Euphorbia lathyris chromosome 6, ddEupLath1.1, whole genome shotgun sequence genome, one window contains:
- the LOC136232717 gene encoding ATP synthase subunit delta', mitochondrial, giving the protein MLRQASRMLGRSIRQQPRMMARAFATDVPATSTADENFIEAWKKVAPIIDPPNTPSAFMKPRPPTPSTIPSKLTVNFVLPYSSELSAKEVDMVIAPATTGQMGVLPGHVPTIAEMKPGILSVHEGTEVTKYFVSSGFLFIHANSVADIVAIEAVPIDQIDPAAVQKGLAEFTQKVNSASTDLEKAEAQIGVDVHSALNAALTA; this is encoded by the exons ATGTTGCGGCAAGCATCGAGAATGTTGGGTCGATCCATTCGTCAACAACCAAGGATGATGGCTCGAGCCTTCGCGACGGATGTTCCAGCCACATCCACCGCCGATGAAAACTTTATCGAAGCATGGAAGAAAGTGGCTCCAATTATCGACCCTCCTAACACTCCGTCAGCCTTTATGAAACCTCGCCCCCCGACCCCCTCTACCATTCCTTCTAAGCTCACTGTCAATTTTGTACTTCCCTATTCATCTGAGCTCTCTGCTAAAGAg GTTGACATGGTCATTGCACCTGCAACAACCGGGCAAATGGGTGTTCTGCCAGGGCATGTACCAACCATTGCAGAAATGAAGCCTGGGATCTTATCTGTGCATGAAGGAACTGAAGTGACCAAATATTTTGTCAGCAGTGGGTTTCTTTTTATCCATGCTAACTCCGTCGCTGATATAGTTGCCATTGAGGCTGTGCCGATTGATCAAATTGACCCGGCCGCGGTGCAAAAGGGGCTTGCAGAATTCACACAGAAGGTCAACTCAGCTTCAACAGATTTGGAGAAAGCTGAAGCCCAGATAGGTGTTGATGTGCATAGTGCTCTCAACGCAGCTCTCACAGCCTAA
- the LOC136233853 gene encoding uncharacterized protein: MCHFLMKGYFFWIILLGHVCISTLSLSSGKSRSESILSRHWLQNSGSLSYNGSRNGISYRVKSVEFSFPLNTSVTCEDLDGVGSFNTTCFLKSNLYLNSDLHIYGTGNLEILTHVSIVCPLEGCMITFNMTGNINIGQYSTVVAGSVVFIATNLTIEHNSSINTSALGGLPPPQTSGTPVGYDGAGGGHGGRGASCLTKNKTNNWGGDVYAWSTLAEPWSYGSKGGGTSPTNKFGGNGGGRVKLLMKEILYLNGSITAEGGDGGLHGGGGSGGSIFIHAVKLKGYGIVSAAGGSGRGGGGGGRISLDCYSIQETVTVTVHGGSSIGCPTNAGAAGTFFNADLLSLRVGNDNVTTETETPLLDFPTTPLWSNVFVENNAKVLVPLLWTRVQVRGQIGLYSGGSIVFGLSAYPVSEFELVAEELLMSNSIIKVFGAFRVAVKMLLMWNSSIEIDGGGNTVVTASILEVRNLIVLRANSIISSNANLGVYGQGLLRLTGHGDEIKAQRLSLSLFYNITVGPGSVLQAPLSDDASRSVVTQSLCQSRTCPMDLITPPDDCHFNYTLSFSLQICRVEDLLVSGTVKGSIIHIHRARTIIVDTTALITASGLGCSEGIGKGNYSNGAGSGAGHGGRGGSGYYNGIKSDGGNKYGDADLPCELGSGTEGPDRSYGNVIGGGMIVMGSIQWPLVRLHLYGFLKADGQSFNKASRNSNASLVGGLGGGSGGSILLFLQELVLEENSTLSVLGGSGGPLGGGGGGGGRVHFHWSMINSGHEYVPIASIHGSMNSSGGSGNNGGLFGEAGTITGKKCPKGLYGTFCKECPVGTYKNLEGSDGSLCIPCSLDLLPNRAFFIYERGGVTKPPCPYQCVSDKYRMPNCYTPLEELIYTFGGPWPFALILSCVLVLLALLLSTLRIKLVGPGSSYGANSIENQSHHHLPHLLSLSEVRGTRAEETQSHVYRMYFMGPNTFREPWHLPYSPPNSIIEIVYEDAFNRFIDEINSVAAYDWWEGSVHSILSVLAYPCAWSWKQWRRRNKVHRLQEYVKSEYDHSCLRSCRSRALYKGMKVGATPDLMVAYIDFFLGGDEKRLDIVSIIQKRFPMCIIFGGDGSYMSPYSLHTDSLLTNLLGQHVPASVWNRLVAGLNAQLRTVRHGSIRSALLPVIDWINSHANPQLEFHGVKVQLGWFQATASGYYQLGILVMFGEYPLHSLAHSDFMDRSNDEFTRKNTSSTSKSLNQLQQNQPYMTQVLSRKKMTGGINGGVINDATLTSLEYRRDYVFPFSLLLHNTRPVGRQDALQLFITIMLLSDLFITLLTLLQYYWISLGVFLAVLLILPLALLSPFPAGLNALFSKEPRKATLSRIYALWNATSLSNIAVAFICGIFCCGFSFLQPPDKDNVWNISRENDKWWLLPTILLLFKSVQARFVDWHIANIEMPDFSLFCPNPDAFWAYESNS, from the exons ATGTGTCATTTTCTGATGAAAGGATACTTTTTCTGGATCATTCTTTTGGGGCATGTGTGCATATCCACTCTTTCTCTTAGTTCAGGGAAATCTAGAAGTGAAAGCATTTTGTCAAGACATTGGCTGCAGAACTCTGGATCACTTTCGTACAATGGTTCTAGAAATGGCATTTCCTACCGAGTCAAATCTGTTGAATTTTCTTTCCCTTTAAACACTTCTGTAACTTGTGAGGACCTAGATGGAGTTGGATCTTTTAATACTACCTGCTTTCTAAAATCAAATTTGTATTTGAATTCTGATCTTCACATATATGGCACGGGAAATCTGGAGATTCTCACCCATGTTTCAATTGTATGCCCCTTGGAAGGCTGTATGATTACTTTTAATATGACGGGCAATATTAATATTGGTCAATATTCGACTGTTGTTGCTGGCTCAGTTGTTTTTATTGCTACCAACTTGACCATAGAACATAACTCTTCTATTAATACATCTGCCTTGGGGGGACTGCCGCCTCCGCAAACTAGTGGTACGCCAGTTGGATATGATGGAGCTGGGGGAGGTCATGGTGGTCGTGGTGCTTCCTGTCTGACGAAGAATAAGACAAATAATTGGGGTGGAGATGTTTATGCTTGGTCGACTTTGGCTGAGCCATGGAGCTATGGTAGTAAGGGTGGTGGAACGTCTCCTACAAATAAGTTTGGAGGGAATGGTGGAGGACGTGTCAAGCTTCTAATGAAGGAGATACTGTACTTGAATGGATCTATCACCGCTGAAGGTGGTGATGGGGGTCTGCATGGAGGAGGAGGTTCTGGTGGAAGTATCTTTATACATGCAGTAAAGCT GAAGGGTTATGGCATTGTCAGTGCAGCAGGCGGGAGTGGAAGAGGTGGAGGTGGTGGTGGAAGAATTTCTCTTGATTGTTACAGCATACAGGAAACTGTTACAGTGACTGTTCATG GTGGTTCAAGTATTGGTTGTCCTACAAATGCTGGTGCAGCTGGTACATTTTTTAATGCAGACTTACTTAGTCTAAGAGTTGGAAATGACAATGTGACTACTGAAACGGAGACTCCTTTACTTGATTTTCCTACTACACCTTTGTGGTCAAATGTGTTTGTGGAGAATAATGCAAAAGTCTTGGTTCCGCTTCTTTGGACCAGAGTGCAG GTCAGAGGTCAAATTGGATTATATAGTGGTGGCAGCATCGTCTTTGGATTATCTGCATACCCAGTATCAGAATTTGAGCTTGTGGCAGAAGAACTTTTGATGAGTAACTCTATAATAAAG GTTTTTGGTGCGTTTAGAGTTGCTGTCAAAATGTTGCTTATGTGGAATTCCAGCATTGAAATTGATGGAGGTGGAAACACTGTTGTCACTGCTTCTATCCTTGAAGTCAGAAATCTGATTGTTCTGCGG GCTAACTCTATCATTAGCTCAAATGCCAACTTGGGGGTATATGGGCAGGGACTGCTGAGATTGACAGGTCATGGTGATGAAATCAAGGCCCAACGGCTTTCCCTCTCCCTCTTTTACAATATAACT GTTGGACCAGGTTCTGTACTACAGGCTCCATTGAGCGATGATGCTAGCAGAAGTGT GGTAACACAATCTCTGTGTCAAAGTCGAACATGCCCAATGGATTTGATAACTCCTCCAGATGATTGCCATTTTAATTATACGCTATCCTTTTCACTTCAA ATTTGTCGTGTTGAGGATCTCCTTGTGAGTGGCACTGTTAAAGGAAGTATTATCCACATCCACAGGGCAAGAACAATAATTGTGGATACTACTGCTTTGATTACTGCATCAGGATTAG GTTGCAGTGAAGGTATTGGGAAAGGAAACTATTCTAATGGAGCTGGTAGTGGTGCTGGCCACGGTGGACGAGGAGGCTCAGGATATTATAACGGGATTAAGAGTGATGGTGGTAATAAGTACGGTGATGCTGATCTTCCTTGCGAGTTGGGAAGTGGAACTGAGGGTCCTGATCGGTCATATGGGAATGTTATTGGAGGGGGAATGATTG TGATGGGCTCCATTCAATGGCCATTGGTAAGGCTTCATCTTTATGGATTCTTAAAGGCCGATGGTCAAAGCTTTAATAAAGCTTCAAGAAATAGTAATGCTTCTTTGGTTGGGGGACTTGGCGGAGGTTCTGGCGGGTCAATACTTCTTTTCCTTCAGGAGCTTGTGCTTGAAGAAAACTCGACTTTATCTGTCTTGGGGGGTAGTGGTGGTCCTCTTGGTggtggtggaggtggaggtgggAGAGTTCACTTCCATTGGTCTATGATAAACAGTGGGCATGAATATGTTCCTATTGCAAGTATACACGGTTCAATGAACAGTAG TGGAGGTTCTGGAAATAATGGTGGCCTTTTTGGAGAAGCTGGCACTATAACTGGAAAAAAATGTCCAAAAGGGCTTTATGGTACATTTTGCAAG GAATGCCCTGTTGGAACTTATAAAAATCTTGAAGGCTCTGATGGAAGTCTATGCATTCCTTGCTCTCTTGACCTTCTTCCCAATCGTGCATTTTTCATATACGAGCGAG GTGGAGTTACTAAGCCGCCTTGTCCTTATCAGTGCGTATCGGACAAATACAGGATGCCAAATTGCTATACTCCTCTTGAGGAGCTGATATACACATTTGGAGGCCCTTGGCCTTTTGCTCTTATCCTTTCTTGCGTGTTGGTCCTTCTTGCTTTACTTTTGAGTACTCTGAGAATAAAATTGGTCGGACCAGGTTCTTCTTATGGTGCAAACTCAATTGAGAACCAGAGTCACCACCATTTACCCCACCTACTTTCCTTGTCAGAG GTCCGGGGGACAAGAGCTGAAGAAACACAGAGCCATGTCTACAGAATGTATTTTATGGGTCCAAACACTTTTAGGGAACCGTGGCATCTTCCTTACTCTCCTCCCAATTCAATTATTGAGATTGT GTATGAAGATGCTTTCAACAGATTCATTGATGAGATAAACTCTGTTGCTGCATATGATTGGTGGGAAGGTTCAGTCCACAGCATACTTTCAGTCCTTGCCTATCCTTGTGCCTGGTCCTGGAAACAGTGGCGAAGGAGAAATAAGGTCCATCGACTTCAGGAATATGTCAAATCTGAATATGACCACTCATGTCTTCGCTCTTGCCGATCACGAGCCCTATACAAAGGGATGAAG GTTGGAGCAACACCCGACTTAATGGTTGCATACATCGATTTTTTCCTTGGAGGAGATGAGAAGCGTTTGGACATTGTATCTATAATACAAAAAAGATTCCCAATGTGCATAATTTTTGGTGGGGATGGGAGCTATATGTCACCTTATAGTCTTCATACTGATTCATTGTTAACCAATCTTCTTGGACAG CATGTCCCAGCATCTGTCTGGAATCGTTTGGTGGCTGGCTTAAATGCTCAGTTGAGGACTGTGAGACATGGATCTATACGTTCTGCACTACTTCCTGTTATTGATTGGATCAACAGTCATGCCAATCCGCAACTTGAGTTTCATGGGGTGAAGGTACAGCTGGGTTGGTTCCAAGCAACTGCCTCTGGTTACTATCAATTGGGTATATTGGTAATGTTTGGTGAATACCCTCTCCACAGTTTAGCACATTCGGATTTTATGGATAGAAGCAACGATGAATTCACGAG GAAAAATACCTCAAGTACAAGCAAAAGTCTTAACCAGCTACAGCAGAATCAGCCATACATGACTCAAGTATTATCTCGTAAAAAGATGACTGGAGGTATTAATGGAGGCGTCATAAATGATGCTACTTTGACATCCTTGGAGTATAGAAGGGACTATGTCTTCCCATTTTCTCTCTTATTGCACAATACAAGACCTGTTGGGCGACAG GATGCTCTTCAGCTTTTCATTACAATCATGCTTTTGTCAGATCTTTTCATCACCCTTCTTACTTTGCTTCAGTATTATTGGATTTCTCTCGGAGTGTTCCTCGCAGTCCTGCTTATCCTTCCTCTAGCGTTGCTTTCTCCATTTCCAGCTGGCTTGAATGCCTTATTCAGCAAGGAACCTAGAAAAGCTACACTTTCTCGTATATATGCATTATGGAATGCTACCTCTCTGTCTAATATC GCTGTCGCTTTCATCTGTGGCATCTTCTGTTGTGGATTTTCTTTTTTGCAGCCCCCAGACAAGGATAACGTGTGGAACATTAGCAG GGAGAATGATAAGTGGTGGCTTTTGCCTACAATACTCCTTTTATTCAAGTCAGTTCAAGCTCGGTTTGTAGACTGGCACATTGCTAATATAGAAATGCCAGATTTTTCGCTGTTCTGTCCGAATCCAGATGCTTTTTGGGCCTATGAATCTAATTCTTGA